From one Lolium rigidum isolate FL_2022 chromosome 4, APGP_CSIRO_Lrig_0.1, whole genome shotgun sequence genomic stretch:
- the LOC124706841 gene encoding histone H3.2 encodes MARTKQTARKSTGGKAPRKQLATKAARKSAPATGGVKKPHRFRPGTVALREIRKYQKSTELLIRKLPFQRLVREIAQDFKTDLRFQSSAVSALQEAAEAYLVGLFEDTNLCAIHAKRVTIMPKDIQLARRIRGERA; translated from the coding sequence atggcccgCACGAAGCAGACGGCGAGGAAGTCCACCGGCGGCAAGGCCCCGCGCAAGCAGCTGGCGACCAAGGCGGCGCGCAAGTCGGCGCCGGCCACCGGCGGCGTCAAGAAGCCGCACCGCTTCCGCCCGGGCACCGTCGCGCTCCGCGAGATCCGCAAGTACCAGAAGAGCACCGAGCTGCTCATCCGCAAGCTCCCCTTCCAGCGCCTCGTGCGGGAGATCGCGCAGGACTTCAAGACCGACCTCCGCTTCCAGTCCTCCGCCGTCTCCGCGCTGCAGGAGGCCGCCGAGGCATACCTTGTGGGGCTGTTCGAGGACACCAACCTCTGCGCCATCCACGCCAAGCGCGTCACCATCATGCCCAAGGACATCCAGCTCGCGCGCCGCATCCGTGGCGAGAGGGCCTAG